AACGATGTGGGAAGGCTCAGACAGCTAGGAGGTTGGCTTAGAAGCAGCCATCCTTTAAAGAAAGCGTAATAGCTCACTAGTCGAGTCGGCCTGCGCGGAAGATGTAACGGGGCTAAACCAGGTACCGAAGCTACGGGTGAGTCCATATTTCGATATGGATTCGCGGTAGAGGAGCGTCGTGTAAGCCAATGAAGGTGAATTGAGAAGTTCGCTGGAGGTATCACGAGTGCGAATGCTGACATGAGTAACGATAAAGGGAGTGAAAAACTCCCTCGCCGGAAGACCAAGGGTTTCTGTTCGACGCTAATCGGAGCAGAGTGAGTCGGCCCCTAAGGCGAGGCCGAAAGGCGTAGTCGATGGGAAACGGGTCAATATTCCCGTACCGGACATGGTTGCGATGGGGGGACGAAGAAGGCTAGGTGAGCCAGGCGTTGGTTGTCCTGGTGAAAGTGAGTAGGCTTGGATCTTAGGTAAATCCGGGATCCTTTAAGGCCGAGACACGAGATGAACTGACCACGGTCAGGAAGTCACTGATGCCACGCTTCCAGGAAAAGCCTCTAAGCTTCAGATCATGTGCGACCGTACCCCAAACCGACACAGGTGGTCAGGGTGAGAATCCCAAGGCGCTTGAGAGAACTCGGGTGAAGGAACTAGGCAAAATGGTGCCGTAACTTCGGGAGAAGGCACGCCGGCGTAGGGTGATGAGACTTGCTCTCTAAGCCCGAACCGGTCGAAGATACCAGGTGGCTGCAACTGTTTATTAAAAACACAGCACTCTGCTAACGCGCAAGCGGACGTATAGGGTGTGACGCCTGCCCGGTGCCGGAAGGTTAAATGATGGTGTTAGCCGCAAGGCGAAGCTCTTGATTGAAGCCCCGGTAAACGGCGGCCGTAACTATAACGGTCCTAAGGTAGCGAAATTCCTTGTCGGGTAAGTTCCGACCTGCACGAATGGCGTAATGATGGCCACGCTGTCTCCACCCGAGACTCAGTGAAATTGAAATCGCCGTGAAGATGCGGTGTACCCGCGGCTAGACGGAAAGACCCCGTGAACCTTTACTATAGCTTCACACTGGACGCTGATGTTGCCTGTGTAGGATAGCTGGGAGGCTTTGAAACTCGGACGCCAGTTCGGGCGGAGCCAACCTTGAAATACCAGCCTGGCATCATTGGCGTTCTCACTCAGGTCCGTCATCCGGATCGAGGACAGTGTGTGGTGGGTAGTTTGACTGGGGCGGTCTCCTCCTAAAGAGTAACGGAGGAGCACGAAGGTACCCTCAGCACGGTCGGACATCGTGCATTGAGTGCAAGAGCATAAGGGTGCTTGACTGCGAGACAGACACGTCGAGCAGGTGCGAAAGCAGGTTCTAGTGATCCGGTGGTTCTGTATGGAAGGGCCATCGCTCAACGGATAAAAGGTACTCCGGGGATAACAGGCTGATACCGCCCAAGAGTTCACATCGACGGCGGTGTTTGGCACCTCGATGTCGGCTCATCACATCCTGGGGCTGAAGTCGGTCCCAAGGGTATGGCTGTTCGCCATTTAAAGTGGTACGCGAGCTGGGTTTAGAACGTCGTGAGACAGTTCGGTCCCTATCTGCCGTGGGCGTTGGATGTTTGAGAAGGGCTGCTCCTAGTACGAGAGGACCGGAGTGGACGACCCTCTGGTGTTCCGGTTGTCACGCCAGTGGCATTGCCGGGTAGCTATGGTCGGACGGGATAACCGCTGAAAGCATCTAAGCGGGAAGCCCCCTTCAAGATGAGACATCCCTGAGGCCTAGAGCCTCCTGAAGGGCCCAGCGAGACCAGCTGGTTGATAGGCACGGTGTGGAAGCGCTGCAAGGCGTTGAGCTAACGTGTACTAATGGCCCGTGAGGCTTGACCCTATAACACCCAAGGGGTCTGGTCGTGATGATGACGTGAATGAATACCGGATACGCAGCGTGTGGCCCAGGCAACAGACTGCCAGGGCGGCAGGCGATAAGACGCTCACAATTTAGTTAAAAACAGTCAGCATGATGTACATTACCCGTTACGCCTGACGACCATAGCACGCGTGAACCACCTGATCCCTTGCCGAACTCAGAAGTGAAACCGCTTAGCGCCGATGGTAGTGTGGGGTCTCCCCATGCGAGAGTAGGTCATCGTCAGGCACTTATTATGAAAAATCCCCCAGGGCTGATGCCTTGGGGGATTTTTTTTGCTTGTGTGGTGAATGGTGAGGCGTAAGGGGTAAGTCGTGAATCGTGAGTAGAAAAACCTCACACTGACTCTTCACTCTTCACCATAACGTACGGTTTTCCGGCGTTTTATGTCAGAATGCACTCCTCAAGGAGAAATGCCCATGACTCAGATGCGCTGGGAACAGTTACTTTCCCCACGTCGTCTTCACGATCAACGCTCAACAAGCACCCGTGAAATTGGCCGTAGCCCGTTTCATAAAGATCACGACCGAATTGTTTTCTCAGGTTCGTTTAGGCGCCTTGGGCGTAAGACCCAGGTGCATCCGCTGACTGAAAACGACCATATCCATACTCGTCTAACTCACTCGCTAGAGGTTGGCTGTGTAGGTCGTTCCTTGGGTATGATTGTGGGCGAACTATTACATGATCGTTTGCCAGCGTGGATAACACCAGCGGATCTTGGCGTCATTGTGCAGACGGCTTGCCTAGGGCATGACATTGGTAATCCCCCTTTTGGTCATGCTGGTGAGTATGCTATTCGCGACTGGTTTCAGCGTGCTCAGAGCAGCGGCTTGTTAGAAGGTCTTTCAGACGCTGAGCGCGAGGATCTACTGACCTACGAAGGTAACGCTCAAGGTTTTCGGGTAATTACCCAGATCGAATATAACCAGTTTAATGGCGGCATGCGGCTATCAGCGGCCACACTGGGGGCGCTGCTTAAATATCCTTGGACGGTTCGCTACAGCGGGCGCGCAGGCAAGTTTGGTGCATACCAGTCAGAGCAGGCGCTGTTAAAAGAAGTGGCTGAAGCGGTGGGGTTATTGCCCCAAGGCGAGCAACGCTGGTGTCGCCACCCGTTGGCTTGGCTTGTCGAAGCCGCCGATGATATCTGTTACGCCCTGTTGGATCTGGAAGACGGTTTAGAAATGGGCATCCTGCGTTATGAAGAGGTAGTCGAAATACTACGCCAAATTGCCGGGGAGTTTCCGCCCGAGTATGCCGATATGCAAGCCCGTAACGTGTCTCAGCGTCGCCGTATTGCGCTGCTACGAGGCGCTGCCATGGAGCGTGCGGTTAATGATGTCGGTGCGGTGTTTGTGCAGCATGAGCAGGCCCTGCTGAGTGGCTCGCTCAGTGATGACCTTTTAGAGTTGTGTCACCCCGACCTGGGGTGGGGCGTTCAGGCGGCTAAGCAGTTGGCTCGAGAGCGTATTTTCCAGAATGAGCGTAAGGCAAAGCTGGAGATTGGCGCCTATACGACGCTGGGTATTCTGCTGGAAGCCTTTATTGGCGCTGCACACGAGCTTCATCACACAGGGCACTCATCGTTTAAACATCAGCGTGTGCTGGCCCTGATCGGCGAAAATACTCCCCTGCCATCTTGGTCACTCTACGATAGCTATCGACGAATGCTGGACTTTATTGGTGGGATGACAGACCACTATGCAGTGGATCTGGCCCAGGAAATGGGCGGCCGACTACGCGGCGATTGAGCGGAGGGGAGGACACTTAAACTGAAGGTTGGCTCAGGTGTTTCAACTCCATCAACTGAGCGCGCTCAAGTAGAACATTAATGATCTTGTCATGGATGTCATCATTGAGTGGGGCTGGCGTTAGCTCGGTTATCTGCTTTGCAAGGGTATCACCGCTTACCACCAGAATATCCGTGGCAGCTTCGCTGTTATCTATTTTCCAACCCGGCAGCACCAATACGCCCCGTACGGGTACGGGCACGCCGCAGCGTCGCTCGAGCCAGTGAGTCAGCCAGCTAACCCCTTGGCGTGTTTTATGCAGCGGACGACGCTCTTGCCAGTGCGGAAAACGCAACCGCTCGCGCTCCACCGCTACGGTGTTGAGCTCATTACCATCGGTGCCGATCGCGAGTGTTCTTGCCCGTGTCTCGACCACAAATACCCCATGCGGCGTTACGACGACGTGATCAATCGTGAAGCTATCGGTGGGCACATCATGAAATACATAGTAAGGGTGGGCATCAGGGCGGACTAAGCGCTCTAGCTCTTGGCCAACAGCGAGTTCGCAAGCTAAGCCTAGTTTTAAGCGCCGGATACGCTGATAGTCGCGAACCAACAGTAGTGAAAAAGTCAGTACCAGCAACGTACTAAGCAGCCCATACAGCGCCCACTCAACCCAGTCCTGCTTATCCACAAACAGCATGCGTCCCATGCCGTAAACTAGCGGGGCGAGGCTGATAATGGGCCCTAATGCACCGTTTAAAAAAAGGCTGGAAAACGCTTGATCAAGGCGATGCCGTAGCGCTTGGCCCGGCTCACGAAGGGGGGCGTTGAATGGGGAGTGAACGCGAGCATCATGCAGGCTGCGCAGCGCAAGGACAATACTGGCCATTGCCGCCATGGGGAATAAAAAAATCAGGGGTAGCACGTATTCCAGCCAAGCCATTGCAGTGCCTTGCTCTATAGAGACTTACTCAATGGTAAGCCCTGATGGTAAGTCATAGTGGGGTAGAGGCCTAACCTCCAGCGAATTTAACCTGGTAGCCAAGGGCGCTTAACTCCTGATGCAAGGTATCGCGGTGGTCGCCTTGAATTTCAATAATACCCTCTTTAACTGCGCCACCCGTTCCACACCGCTTTTTAAGCGTTTTAGCTAACGTTTTCAGCTCTTCGCTCGGTAAAGGAATGCCACTGACGGTGGTAACACCTTTGCCTTTACGGCCACTCGTTTCGCGGCGAATGCGCACCACGCCATCAAGTGCCGCTAGCCGTTGCTGCTCACTCAAATCATCGCAGTGGCAGTCATCGAGTGGTTCCCGGCAGTTGGGGCAGATTTTGCCATGTTCGGTGGAGTAA
This Vreelandella neptunia DNA region includes the following protein-coding sequences:
- a CDS encoding deoxyguanosinetriphosphate triphosphohydrolase — translated: MTQMRWEQLLSPRRLHDQRSTSTREIGRSPFHKDHDRIVFSGSFRRLGRKTQVHPLTENDHIHTRLTHSLEVGCVGRSLGMIVGELLHDRLPAWITPADLGVIVQTACLGHDIGNPPFGHAGEYAIRDWFQRAQSSGLLEGLSDAEREDLLTYEGNAQGFRVITQIEYNQFNGGMRLSAATLGALLKYPWTVRYSGRAGKFGAYQSEQALLKEVAEAVGLLPQGEQRWCRHPLAWLVEAADDICYALLDLEDGLEMGILRYEEVVEILRQIAGEFPPEYADMQARNVSQRRRIALLRGAAMERAVNDVGAVFVQHEQALLSGSLSDDLLELCHPDLGWGVQAAKQLARERIFQNERKAKLEIGAYTTLGILLEAFIGAAHELHHTGHSSFKHQRVLALIGENTPLPSWSLYDSYRRMLDFIGGMTDHYAVDLAQEMGGRLRGD
- a CDS encoding translation initiation factor Sui1: MASLRDQLGGLVYSTEHGKICPNCREPLDDCHCDDLSEQQRLAALDGVVRIRRETSGRKGKGVTTVSGIPLPSEELKTLAKTLKKRCGTGGAVKEGIIEIQGDHRDTLHQELSALGYQVKFAGG
- a CDS encoding nuclease-related domain-containing protein; the encoded protein is MAWLEYVLPLIFLFPMAAMASIVLALRSLHDARVHSPFNAPLREPGQALRHRLDQAFSSLFLNGALGPIISLAPLVYGMGRMLFVDKQDWVEWALYGLLSTLLVLTFSLLLVRDYQRIRRLKLGLACELAVGQELERLVRPDAHPYYVFHDVPTDSFTIDHVVVTPHGVFVVETRARTLAIGTDGNELNTVAVERERLRFPHWQERRPLHKTRQGVSWLTHWLERRCGVPVPVRGVLVLPGWKIDNSEAATDILVVSGDTLAKQITELTPAPLNDDIHDKIINVLLERAQLMELKHLSQPSV